From a single Polyangiaceae bacterium genomic region:
- a CDS encoding PD40 domain-containing protein, with product MKVYDPMAGTEVAVTGALPTAATQPSWSPDGKNIAYVSSANAWGGQLTSGDISLLPVTGPDAVGAPQVLVTGASLAGEVPAGNAACYPSWAPGSDLIAFAHGNGSRSETDQSALYVMNADGSNVRRLDTANGGAQTTDNFQPHFSPFDQGGYYWVSFLSRRDYGNAQAGTKGSAYQQIWVAAIKKNAAPGEDPSAVGYWLPGQDVKSRNIAAFWAPRPCRPTGEACSVDSECCGGDCHPDSTGKLACSPPPPEKCRKSNETCSSTGDCCQGLTCIGNVCTNPPQ from the coding sequence ATGAAGGTGTACGACCCAATGGCGGGCACCGAGGTGGCCGTGACCGGCGCGCTGCCCACCGCAGCCACGCAGCCGTCGTGGTCGCCGGACGGCAAGAACATCGCGTACGTGTCCAGCGCCAACGCCTGGGGCGGACAGCTGACCTCGGGGGACATCTCGCTCTTGCCGGTGACGGGACCTGACGCCGTGGGTGCGCCGCAGGTGCTGGTGACGGGCGCATCCCTCGCCGGTGAGGTGCCGGCCGGCAACGCCGCCTGCTACCCGAGCTGGGCGCCGGGCTCGGATCTGATCGCCTTCGCTCACGGCAACGGCAGCCGCAGCGAGACGGATCAGTCCGCCCTGTACGTGATGAACGCCGACGGCAGCAACGTCCGCCGGCTGGACACCGCCAACGGCGGAGCGCAGACCACCGACAACTTCCAGCCGCACTTCTCGCCCTTCGATCAAGGCGGCTACTACTGGGTCAGCTTCTTGTCGCGTCGCGACTACGGCAACGCGCAAGCCGGCACCAAGGGCAGCGCCTATCAGCAGATCTGGGTCGCCGCGATCAAGAAGAACGCCGCACCGGGAGAGGACCCCAGCGCCGTCGGCTACTGGCTGCCGGGACAGGACGTGAAGAGCCGCAACATCGCGGCCTTCTGGGCGCCGCGCCCGTGTCGCCCCACGGGCGAGGCCTGCTCGGTGGACAGCGAGTGCTGCGGCGGCGATTGCCATCCGGACTCCACCGGCAAGCTGGCCTGCTCTCCGCCACCTCCGGAGAAGTGCCGCAAGTCCAACGAGACCTGCTCCAGCACCGGAGACTGCTGCCAGGGACTCACCTGCATCGGCAACGTGTGCACCAATCCGCCCCAGTGA
- a CDS encoding response regulator produces the protein MSATRIAPMPEIQSCVLLAEDDGELRSLLAQALRRDGHRVIEASDGSELLEQIASDFVDEGGLAGIDVVVSDIRMPGWTGMNVLFGLRNAGCEVPVILITAFGEQQTHDTARKLGAACVLDKPFDIDVLRQTVARVLAEEARAPGVIFPGTKEK, from the coding sequence ATGAGTGCAACAAGGATCGCGCCCATGCCTGAAATCCAAAGCTGCGTGCTGCTCGCGGAAGACGACGGCGAGCTCAGAAGCCTCCTCGCTCAAGCGCTGCGGCGGGATGGGCATCGAGTGATCGAAGCCTCGGACGGCTCCGAGCTGCTCGAACAGATCGCGTCGGACTTCGTGGACGAGGGGGGTCTGGCGGGGATCGACGTGGTCGTCTCCGACATCCGCATGCCGGGATGGACGGGCATGAACGTGCTGTTCGGGCTGCGCAATGCTGGTTGCGAGGTTCCGGTGATCCTGATCACCGCGTTTGGAGAACAGCAGACGCACGACACGGCCCGAAAACTGGGCGCGGCGTGCGTCCTCGACAAGCCCTTCGACATCGACGTCCTGCGCCAGACGGTGGCGCGGGTGTTGGCGGAGGAAGCAAGAGCCCCGGGAGTCATCTTCCCTGGTACCAAGGAGAAATGA
- a CDS encoding response regulator, giving the protein MIVSSNPAPVTRSTRGRLLTDRPTRVLVAEDDSDFRRLVACVLERDGHEVTAVADGRSLRQEIDVDGHCPWDAVVTDVCMPGATGLDVLWSLRDEDKAPPIILMSAFADDSVHLQARRWGAFAVFEKPFDIDDLRTAVLAALDE; this is encoded by the coding sequence GTGATCGTCTCTTCCAACCCGGCCCCCGTCACGCGTTCCACCCGTGGGCGACTGCTCACGGACCGGCCGACTCGTGTGCTCGTAGCGGAGGACGACTCCGACTTTCGACGCCTGGTGGCCTGTGTGCTGGAGCGTGACGGACACGAAGTGACGGCCGTCGCGGATGGTCGATCGTTGCGCCAAGAGATCGACGTCGATGGGCATTGTCCGTGGGACGCCGTGGTGACGGACGTGTGCATGCCCGGCGCCACCGGGCTAGACGTCTTGTGGTCGCTTCGCGACGAAGACAAAGCGCCACCGATCATATTGATGAGCGCCTTCGCCGACGATTCCGTGCACCTCCAAGCCAGACGCTGGGGTGCCTTCGCGGTGTTCGAGAAACCCTTCGACATCGACGATCTCAGGACCGCCGTGCTGGCCGCCCTCGACGAATGA
- a CDS encoding class I SAM-dependent methyltransferase, with translation MERFYEAYFAGDIDIPGDIYAFLNDRDSYVKNTLTREHFRWAITKFVPEATIHSKSQDERIVREHYDRGDDFFGWFLGERMVYTSAFFENRGQSLEQGQDNKMNLVCKKLQLQPGERLLDIGCGWGTLTRHAAKHYGVDATGVTISENQTAFGNKRIADWDLSDRARILCKDYRDIPKQKYDKIVSLEMVEHVGVKNLVSFYEQVGDLLTDEGLFLLQWTGLRRGIRAEDFIWIMFMGKYIFPGADASLSPSAMLRAMEKAGWESHSMENVSTHYAWTIRHWHDNWLSNREAVTAAYGDRWFRIWHFFLAWSSIIAQQGNAACFQVVLNKNINSYDRTRWIEKKATILGDRETDLNPPANGGNGRAWA, from the coding sequence ATGGAGCGTTTCTACGAAGCGTACTTTGCCGGGGACATCGACATTCCGGGGGACATCTACGCGTTCTTGAACGACCGCGATTCCTACGTGAAGAACACCCTGACCCGCGAACACTTCCGCTGGGCCATCACCAAGTTCGTCCCCGAGGCGACCATCCACTCCAAGAGCCAGGACGAGCGCATCGTTCGCGAGCACTACGACCGGGGCGACGACTTCTTCGGCTGGTTCCTCGGCGAGCGCATGGTCTACACCAGCGCGTTCTTCGAGAACCGCGGCCAGAGCCTGGAGCAGGGCCAGGACAACAAGATGAACCTGGTGTGCAAGAAGCTGCAGCTGCAGCCCGGGGAGCGCCTGCTCGATATCGGTTGCGGCTGGGGCACGCTGACCCGCCACGCCGCCAAGCACTACGGCGTGGACGCCACCGGCGTGACCATCTCCGAGAACCAGACGGCCTTCGGCAACAAGCGCATTGCCGACTGGGACTTGTCGGATCGCGCGCGCATCCTGTGCAAGGACTACCGCGACATCCCCAAGCAGAAGTACGACAAGATCGTCAGCCTCGAGATGGTCGAGCACGTGGGCGTGAAGAACCTGGTCAGCTTCTACGAGCAGGTGGGGGACTTGCTCACGGACGAGGGCTTGTTCCTGCTTCAGTGGACGGGGCTTCGCCGCGGTATCCGCGCCGAGGACTTCATCTGGATCATGTTCATGGGCAAGTACATCTTCCCCGGTGCCGACGCGAGCTTGAGCCCCTCGGCCATGCTGCGCGCCATGGAAAAGGCCGGCTGGGAGAGCCACAGCATGGAGAACGTGAGCACCCACTACGCGTGGACCATTCGCCACTGGCACGACAACTGGCTCAGCAACCGTGAAGCCGTCACCGCGGCCTACGGCGACCGCTGGTTCCGCATCTGGCACTTCTTCCTGGCCTGGTCGTCCATCATTGCCCAGCAGGGCAACGCCGCCTGCTTCCAGGTGGTGCTGAACAAGAACATCAACAGCTACGACCGCACTCGCTGGATCGAGAAGAAGGCGACCATCCTCGGGGACCGCGAGACGGATCTGAATCCGCCCGCGAACGGCGGCAACGGCCGCGCCTGGGCCTGA
- a CDS encoding bacterioferritin has translation MKQPFKTDLEAIRKRAREKMSDGAVTGAYLADREKVIDVLNDVLATEIVCVLRYKNHYFMASGINAQPVAQEFLQHANEEQQHADWVAQRITQLGGVPNLSPEGLATRSHAAYAEGDTLKKMIEEDLVAERIAIETYSEIIRWLGDDDPTTRRMIEDILKMEEEHADDLANLLQTLSD, from the coding sequence ATGAAGCAGCCGTTCAAGACCGACCTGGAAGCCATCCGCAAGCGCGCGCGAGAAAAGATGTCCGACGGCGCCGTGACCGGCGCGTACCTCGCGGACCGCGAGAAGGTCATCGACGTACTGAACGACGTTCTCGCCACCGAGATCGTGTGTGTGCTCCGGTACAAGAACCACTACTTCATGGCCAGTGGCATCAACGCTCAGCCGGTGGCGCAGGAGTTCCTGCAGCACGCCAACGAGGAGCAGCAGCACGCCGACTGGGTCGCGCAGCGCATCACTCAGCTGGGTGGCGTGCCGAACCTGAGCCCGGAGGGCCTGGCGACCCGGAGCCACGCCGCCTACGCCGAGGGGGACACGCTCAAGAAGATGATCGAAGAGGACCTGGTCGCGGAGCGCATTGCGATCGAGACCTACTCGGAAATCATCCGTTGGCTCGGAGACGACGACCCCACCACCCGGCGAATGATCGAGGACATCCTCAAGATGGAGGAGGAGCACGCCGACGACCTGGCGAACCTTCTTCAAACGCTCAGCGACTGA
- the glgB gene encoding 1,4-alpha-glucan branching protein GlgB — MTGDADARARLARGEHHDPHSLLGAHPHGKGTVVRSFHPDATGCDCVVDGEVCPMRAVGDGLFVAFLPERSGPLSYRLVFRFDDGSTWERDDPYRFLPTLGEMDLYLFGEGNHRKLWTVLGAHVREVDGVRGTTFAVWAPNARRVSVVGDFDRWDGRLMPMRTLGGSGVWELFVPGVLEGQKYKFEIKTQDGALRIKTDPYARQLEVPPETASIVAETRHEWSDSEWMTARAKRDPQREPMSVYELHMGSWRRVPEQGNRSLSYREIAEPLVRHVSSLGFTHIELMPLAEHPFYGSWGYQVSGYYAPTGRYGSPDDLRWFVDYCHQHGVGVILDWVPAHFPKDDFALRRFDGTALYEHDDPRRGEHPDWGTLIFNYGRAEVRNFLMANALYWLKEFHIDALRVDAVASMLYLDYSRKEGEWVPNQYGGRENIEAIDFLKAVNHIITEEVPGAFTVAEESTAWGGVTRPAVEGGLGFTFKWNMGWMHDTLKFFALDPVHRRYHQDQITFAMIYEFHERFINSISHDEVVHGKGSLVSKMPGDEWQKHANLRLLLAYQYTRPGKQLVFMGTEIAQESEWNHEGSVDWHLLDDPKRQALMRFIERLGKLYLETPALWRDDPSHECFEWIDAADSANSVMSYLRKAGDQHVLVVMNMTPVPRPDYRIGAPSAGRYRELLSTDDSEFGGSELTTKKEVHTEPVPIHGRGQSFLLDLPPLGALVLAPG, encoded by the coding sequence ATGACCGGTGATGCCGACGCTCGCGCGCGCTTGGCCCGCGGCGAGCACCACGATCCGCACTCCCTCTTGGGGGCCCATCCGCACGGAAAGGGCACCGTGGTGCGCTCTTTTCACCCAGATGCAACGGGCTGCGACTGCGTGGTCGATGGGGAAGTCTGCCCCATGCGTGCGGTGGGGGACGGGCTGTTCGTGGCATTTCTCCCCGAAAGAAGCGGACCGCTGTCGTATCGGCTGGTGTTTCGCTTCGACGACGGAAGCACTTGGGAGCGCGACGATCCGTACCGCTTCCTGCCCACCCTCGGCGAGATGGACCTGTACCTGTTCGGCGAAGGCAATCACCGGAAGCTGTGGACGGTGCTGGGTGCCCATGTGCGGGAAGTGGATGGCGTGCGGGGCACCACGTTCGCGGTGTGGGCGCCAAACGCGCGACGTGTGAGCGTCGTCGGCGATTTCGACCGCTGGGACGGTCGCCTGATGCCGATGCGGACCCTGGGTGGATCCGGCGTGTGGGAGCTGTTCGTTCCTGGTGTGCTCGAGGGGCAGAAATACAAGTTCGAGATCAAGACCCAGGACGGCGCGCTGAGGATCAAGACGGACCCCTACGCGCGTCAACTGGAGGTGCCGCCGGAGACGGCGAGCATCGTGGCGGAGACGCGCCACGAATGGTCCGACTCCGAATGGATGACGGCGCGCGCGAAGCGCGACCCCCAGCGGGAGCCGATGAGCGTCTACGAGCTGCACATGGGCTCCTGGCGTCGAGTTCCGGAACAGGGCAACCGTTCGCTCTCCTATCGAGAGATCGCCGAGCCCTTGGTTCGTCACGTGAGCTCGCTCGGGTTTACCCACATCGAGCTGATGCCCCTCGCGGAGCATCCGTTCTACGGCTCTTGGGGCTACCAGGTGTCCGGCTACTATGCCCCCACGGGTCGCTACGGATCCCCGGACGACTTGCGTTGGTTCGTGGACTACTGCCACCAGCACGGCGTTGGCGTGATCCTCGACTGGGTGCCGGCCCACTTCCCGAAGGACGACTTCGCCCTGCGCCGCTTCGACGGCACCGCGCTCTACGAGCACGACGATCCACGTCGCGGCGAGCACCCGGACTGGGGCACGCTGATCTTCAACTACGGCCGCGCGGAGGTGCGGAACTTCCTGATGGCCAACGCTCTGTACTGGCTGAAAGAGTTCCACATCGACGCCCTGCGCGTGGATGCCGTGGCCTCCATGCTGTATCTCGACTACAGCCGCAAGGAAGGCGAGTGGGTCCCCAACCAGTACGGTGGTCGCGAGAACATCGAGGCCATCGATTTCCTGAAGGCGGTGAACCACATCATCACGGAAGAGGTGCCGGGCGCCTTCACCGTGGCGGAGGAGTCCACGGCTTGGGGTGGGGTCACCCGGCCGGCCGTCGAAGGTGGCTTGGGCTTCACCTTCAAGTGGAACATGGGCTGGATGCACGACACGCTGAAGTTCTTCGCGCTGGATCCGGTGCATCGCCGCTACCACCAGGATCAGATCACCTTTGCGATGATCTACGAGTTCCACGAGCGCTTCATCAATTCCATCTCCCACGACGAAGTGGTGCACGGGAAGGGCTCGCTCGTTTCCAAGATGCCCGGAGACGAGTGGCAAAAGCACGCCAACTTGCGCTTGCTGCTCGCCTATCAGTACACGCGGCCCGGCAAGCAGCTCGTGTTCATGGGCACGGAGATCGCCCAGGAGAGCGAGTGGAACCACGAAGGTAGCGTGGATTGGCACCTGCTCGACGATCCCAAACGCCAAGCATTGATGCGTTTCATCGAACGCTTGGGCAAGCTGTACTTGGAAACGCCGGCTCTGTGGCGGGACGACCCGAGTCACGAATGCTTCGAGTGGATCGATGCCGCGGACAGCGCCAACTCCGTGATGTCCTACCTGCGGAAGGCGGGTGACCAGCACGTGTTGGTGGTGATGAACATGACCCCCGTGCCGCGGCCGGACTATCGGATCGGGGCTCCATCTGCGGGGCGCTACCGAGAGCTGCTCTCCACGGACGATTCGGAGTTCGGTGGCAGCGAGCTCACCACCAAGAAGGAAGTCCACACCGAGCCGGTTCCCATCCACGGGCGCGGGCAGTCGTTCTTGTTGGACCTGCCACCCTTGGGGGCCTTGGTGTTGGCACCCGGCTGA
- a CDS encoding L,D-transpeptidase yields MRRALLLAALLVGCAAGSGARSPVASDSPIAPTAQPALAVRASEDEPAEPPAPEPTLEQKLDAFFGGDAYPPPIDPSPNGRIGSMNWGTWIQPAPRSGSLPLGSIRPGDSLALSSADPVTGQGRCRSFVQVEGGYVCVGSRSTLDMTSPWMQAGRWTTPAPGPMPYHYALSMNAPMLTRPVPEDEFVWKVGKRDRKKMRGWNAGHDELAVDEPITPNGPMPEFLKDGGMTPTAWGKPGGVYKKRIPYGSMLAYTRAFEAFGRTWVLSTDMSVVPAEGLKRFRVSEFHGVELGGDVSLPIAWIRKEPRQKWKKTDGGFEPTGESWPEKHWVALTGAEEKSGKERYLETREPGIYIAKHDASVVERRPKPPWETKGTGKWIHIRVTRGTLTLYDGPKPVFTTLISPGQKDATPYGRYFVESKHHVSTMTTESGEPRRFWIADVPWTIYFKRPYAIHATYWHEDFGQRKSGGCVNLSPLDAERVFHWVEPALPKGWGSVQQVGPGGTFVLVEG; encoded by the coding sequence GTGCGCCGCGCTCTTCTCCTCGCCGCGCTGCTCGTCGGCTGTGCCGCGGGCAGCGGGGCCCGCTCTCCCGTAGCTTCGGACTCGCCGATTGCCCCGACGGCGCAGCCCGCGCTCGCGGTGCGCGCCAGCGAGGACGAACCCGCGGAGCCGCCCGCTCCGGAACCCACGCTGGAGCAGAAGCTCGACGCCTTCTTCGGCGGCGACGCCTATCCACCGCCCATCGATCCATCGCCCAACGGTCGCATCGGCAGCATGAACTGGGGCACTTGGATCCAGCCTGCTCCGCGCTCCGGCTCGTTGCCCCTGGGCAGCATTCGTCCAGGGGACAGCTTGGCGCTCTCGTCGGCGGACCCCGTGACCGGTCAGGGACGCTGCCGGAGCTTCGTGCAGGTGGAGGGCGGCTACGTGTGCGTCGGCTCCCGCTCCACGTTGGACATGACGTCCCCCTGGATGCAGGCCGGACGCTGGACCACGCCCGCGCCGGGACCCATGCCCTACCACTACGCCCTGAGCATGAACGCGCCCATGCTCACGCGACCGGTACCGGAAGACGAGTTCGTGTGGAAGGTGGGCAAGCGCGATCGCAAGAAGATGCGCGGCTGGAACGCGGGGCACGACGAGCTCGCGGTGGACGAGCCCATCACGCCCAACGGGCCGATGCCGGAGTTCCTGAAGGACGGCGGCATGACGCCCACGGCCTGGGGCAAGCCGGGCGGCGTCTACAAGAAGCGGATCCCCTACGGCTCCATGCTCGCGTACACCCGCGCCTTCGAGGCCTTCGGCCGCACGTGGGTGCTGTCCACGGACATGAGCGTGGTGCCCGCCGAAGGGCTCAAGCGCTTTCGCGTCTCGGAGTTCCACGGCGTGGAGCTGGGGGGCGACGTGAGCTTGCCCATCGCCTGGATCCGAAAAGAGCCGCGCCAGAAATGGAAGAAAACGGACGGCGGGTTCGAGCCCACGGGAGAGAGCTGGCCGGAAAAGCACTGGGTGGCCCTCACCGGCGCGGAAGAGAAGAGCGGCAAGGAACGCTATCTCGAGACCCGAGAGCCCGGCATCTACATCGCCAAGCACGACGCTTCCGTGGTGGAACGGCGTCCGAAGCCGCCCTGGGAAACCAAGGGCACCGGCAAGTGGATCCACATCCGTGTCACGCGCGGCACGCTGACCCTGTACGACGGCCCCAAGCCGGTGTTCACCACGTTGATCTCACCGGGCCAGAAAGACGCCACGCCTTACGGTCGCTACTTCGTGGAGAGCAAGCACCACGTGAGCACCATGACGACGGAGAGCGGCGAGCCGCGGCGCTTCTGGATCGCCGACGTTCCATGGACCATCTACTTCAAGCGACCGTACGCCATTCACGCGACGTACTGGCACGAGGATTTCGGCCAGCGTAAGAGCGGCGGTTGCGTGAATCTGTCACCCCTCGACGCCGAGCGCGTGTTCCACTGGGTAGAGCCGGCGCTGCCAAAAGGTTGGGGCAGCGTGCAGCAAGTCGGCCCCGGCGGAACCTTCGTGCTGGTCGAAGGCTGA
- a CDS encoding DTW domain-containing protein, whose translation MSRRANSASRCVRCHMHMSLCVCEFIPSLPTRTHVMLVMHRFEVRKSTNTGRLAMEALPNSQIVVRGRRGAPSDTLTWRADTRPLLLFPDPEAVPLARLPRDDRPVTLIVPDGNWRQASKVRKRVAGLGQVPCVGLPVGEPSKYRLRSEAHPSGLSTLEAIARALRVLEGDAGPEVERALLALQRAMVERTLWSRGSITLDDVSDGVLPGTRRDVPR comes from the coding sequence ATGAGCCGGCGAGCCAACAGCGCGAGCCGATGCGTGCGCTGCCACATGCACATGAGTCTGTGCGTGTGCGAGTTCATTCCCAGTCTGCCGACCCGGACGCACGTCATGCTCGTCATGCACCGCTTCGAGGTTCGCAAGTCGACGAACACGGGGCGACTGGCGATGGAGGCGTTGCCCAACAGTCAGATCGTCGTGCGAGGTCGAAGAGGCGCACCCAGCGACACGCTGACGTGGCGGGCCGACACGCGCCCGCTGCTGCTGTTTCCGGATCCGGAGGCGGTGCCCCTCGCCCGCCTCCCGCGGGACGATCGCCCCGTGACGCTCATCGTGCCGGACGGCAACTGGCGCCAAGCGTCCAAGGTGCGAAAGCGCGTCGCCGGTCTCGGCCAGGTGCCCTGCGTCGGCCTTCCCGTAGGCGAACCGTCGAAGTATCGCCTTCGCTCCGAAGCGCACCCTTCGGGTCTCTCGACGCTGGAAGCCATTGCGCGAGCTCTCCGCGTTCTGGAAGGCGATGCGGGGCCGGAGGTCGAGCGCGCGCTGCTCGCGCTGCAGCGAGCCATGGTGGAACGCACCCTGTGGTCGCGGGGAAGTATCACCTTGGACGACGTCAGCGATGGAGTCTTGCCCGGCACTCGGCGGGACGTCCCCCGATAG
- a CDS encoding UDP-glucose/GDP-mannose dehydrogenase family protein has product MKIAVVGTGYVGLVAGACFADVGVDVVCVDVDEAKLERLRAGQVPFFEPRLEDLVQRNYPDRLHFDSNLAESIAGRSVVFVAVGTPPAEDGSADLGHVLKVAEDVAKAARHDLVLVLKSTVPVGTNARVREVVEKHSKHRISVVSNPEFLKEGDAVNDFLKPDRIVIGSDDDHAFETMSRLYAPFNRQSNRLHHMAPPSAEIVKYAANALLATKISFMNEIARLCEMVGADVEHVRLAVGSDERIGLQFLYPGLGFGGSCFPKDLRALVHTGRELGVPLLVAEAATTANEAPVQNMLSHMKSDLGSLSGKVIAVWGIAFKPKTDDVREAAALKLMRGLVDAGAKVRATDPEAMETGRSWLEQQGILSSVTLLEDPYEACRGADALVIATEWMQFRAPDFERLKELMRGRHVFDGRNALVPESVVDAGLAYRGMGRPARG; this is encoded by the coding sequence ATGAAGATTGCAGTCGTTGGAACCGGCTACGTCGGGCTCGTCGCGGGGGCGTGCTTCGCCGACGTGGGCGTGGACGTCGTGTGCGTGGACGTGGACGAAGCCAAGCTCGAGCGCCTGCGGGCGGGTCAGGTGCCGTTCTTCGAGCCCCGGCTGGAAGATCTCGTCCAGCGCAACTACCCGGACCGCCTGCACTTCGACTCCAACCTGGCCGAGTCCATCGCCGGCCGTTCGGTGGTGTTCGTGGCAGTGGGCACGCCGCCCGCCGAGGACGGCTCCGCCGATCTCGGACACGTGCTCAAGGTGGCGGAGGACGTGGCCAAGGCCGCGCGCCACGACCTGGTGCTGGTGCTCAAGAGCACCGTACCCGTGGGTACCAACGCGCGCGTGCGCGAGGTGGTGGAGAAGCACTCCAAGCATCGCATCAGCGTCGTGAGCAACCCGGAGTTTTTGAAAGAAGGCGACGCCGTCAACGACTTTTTGAAGCCGGATCGTATCGTCATCGGCAGCGACGACGATCACGCCTTCGAGACCATGAGCCGGCTGTATGCGCCGTTCAATCGGCAGAGCAACCGGCTGCACCACATGGCGCCGCCCAGCGCGGAGATCGTGAAGTACGCCGCCAACGCGCTGCTCGCGACCAAGATCTCCTTCATGAACGAGATCGCCCGCCTGTGCGAGATGGTCGGAGCGGACGTGGAGCACGTGCGGCTGGCCGTAGGCAGCGACGAGCGCATCGGCCTTCAGTTCTTGTATCCAGGCCTCGGCTTCGGGGGTTCCTGCTTCCCCAAGGACCTCCGCGCGCTGGTGCACACCGGGCGAGAGCTCGGCGTGCCGCTGCTGGTGGCGGAAGCCGCCACCACGGCGAACGAAGCGCCGGTGCAGAACATGCTGAGCCACATGAAGAGCGACCTCGGGTCGCTGTCCGGCAAGGTCATTGCGGTGTGGGGCATCGCTTTCAAGCCGAAGACCGACGACGTCCGCGAAGCGGCGGCGCTCAAGCTCATGCGTGGGTTGGTGGACGCCGGCGCCAAGGTGCGCGCCACGGACCCGGAAGCGATGGAAACCGGCCGGAGCTGGCTCGAGCAGCAAGGCATCCTGTCGTCCGTCACCCTGTTGGAGGACCCCTATGAGGCTTGCCGCGGGGCGGACGCGCTGGTGATCGCGACGGAGTGGATGCAGTTCCGAGCGCCCGACTTCGAGCGCCTGAAGGAGCTGATGCGGGGCCGACACGTCTTCGACGGTCGCAACGCCTTGGTGCCCGAATCCGTGGTGGATGCCGGCCTCGCGTACCGAGGCATGGGCCGCCCGGCGCGCGGCTGA
- a CDS encoding HAMP domain-containing protein: MLLTRKLTLLISVAVVVVLSLVGVLRVRLETHLYEQDLRRDHHVLGRALAAAVAEAWRLSGKQRALDVIAHANTEGGPVVVRWVDPNVRRGEYAPKAHDLGSLTAGVETHRVLRDDNALVTYEPLPLGEGALELTESLGDEARYVHRTIGNTVAAMTAIAALLILTAYVFGTWMVGRPIRALREKARAVGAGDLATPVVLDQKDELGELAEELNAMSAALAAARDRARVETAARIEALEQLRHAERLATVGKLASGVAHELGTPLNVVLANAKRLERGEVSSRSEVAASARAIERQTERISNIVRQLLGFARPRGPVRADCELLELTRESAQMLSSLAAEQGVRISVAGDGVHAPVDATQLQQVLTNLMINAVQAMPGGGTVSVMVAKESEDHVAISVRDAGRGIPEEVLPHLFEPFTTTKDVGEGTGLGLSVSYGIVRDHGGWISVDTSRETGTSFTVHLPTRVSSATQRVKLTQGQSAKSRETAWHDECNKDRAHA, encoded by the coding sequence ATGCTGCTGACACGCAAGCTAACGCTGCTCATCTCGGTAGCGGTGGTCGTGGTCCTCTCGCTGGTGGGCGTCCTGCGGGTGCGTCTCGAGACGCATCTGTACGAGCAGGATCTCCGGCGCGATCACCACGTGTTGGGGCGGGCGTTGGCCGCCGCCGTCGCCGAAGCGTGGCGGCTATCCGGCAAACAGCGCGCGCTGGACGTGATCGCTCACGCCAACACCGAAGGCGGCCCGGTGGTCGTGCGTTGGGTGGATCCCAACGTTCGACGCGGCGAGTACGCGCCCAAGGCGCATGACCTCGGCAGCCTGACGGCCGGCGTCGAGACCCACCGCGTGCTGCGGGACGACAACGCGCTGGTGACCTACGAGCCGCTGCCCCTGGGGGAAGGCGCGCTGGAGCTGACGGAATCCCTGGGGGACGAAGCGCGCTACGTTCATCGAACCATCGGGAACACGGTGGCGGCCATGACGGCCATCGCCGCGCTCCTGATCTTGACGGCGTACGTGTTCGGAACCTGGATGGTGGGGCGGCCCATCCGAGCGCTGCGGGAGAAGGCGCGCGCCGTGGGCGCCGGGGACTTGGCGACACCAGTGGTGCTCGATCAGAAAGACGAGCTCGGAGAGCTGGCGGAAGAGCTCAACGCCATGAGCGCGGCGCTGGCCGCTGCCCGAGATCGAGCGCGAGTAGAAACGGCGGCGCGCATCGAGGCGTTGGAGCAGCTGCGCCACGCGGAGCGGCTCGCTACCGTGGGCAAGCTGGCCTCGGGCGTGGCCCACGAGCTCGGCACGCCATTGAACGTGGTGCTCGCCAACGCGAAGCGGCTGGAGCGAGGGGAAGTCAGCTCCCGTTCGGAAGTCGCGGCATCTGCCCGCGCCATCGAGCGGCAGACCGAGCGAATCTCGAACATCGTGCGACAGCTCCTCGGGTTCGCGCGACCTCGCGGTCCCGTTCGAGCGGATTGCGAGCTGCTCGAGCTGACTCGCGAGTCGGCACAGATGCTCTCGTCCCTGGCGGCGGAGCAAGGAGTGCGGATCTCCGTCGCGGGCGACGGTGTCCATGCTCCGGTGGACGCAACGCAGCTCCAGCAGGTGCTCACCAACCTGATGATCAACGCGGTCCAAGCCATGCCGGGCGGCGGGACGGTGAGCGTGATGGTCGCCAAGGAAAGCGAGGACCACGTGGCCATTTCGGTTCGCGATGCAGGGCGCGGCATCCCGGAAGAAGTTCTTCCCCATCTGTTCGAGCCGTTCACCACCACCAAGGACGTGGGTGAGGGAACCGGGCTCGGGCTCAGTGTCTCCTACGGGATCGTACGCGACCACGGAGGTTGGATCTCCGTCGACACCAGCCGCGAGACGGGCACCAGCTTCACCGTGCACCTGCCCACCCGCGTGTCGAGCGCGACCCAACGAGTCAAGTTGACTCAGGGACAGAGCGCGAAATCCCGAGAAACTGCGTGGCACGATGAGTGCAACAAGGATCGCGCCCATGCCTGA